In the Rhododendron vialii isolate Sample 1 chromosome 2a, ASM3025357v1 genome, attatCGAATAGTACTCAACGATTACATCAAAGTCAAGATTATTACATAATTGCTAAAGACTATTACATatgacaataaaaaattattacaatcAATAATCAGGAAAATCAGGAAAATAACCGTTCGAACTTGAGCTAGCCGTCCATTTAGCCAAGATTTCACCCTTGCGATACTGGTAATAAGCCTTCATTTGGGGGTCTTGAACCAAATCCAAGTCCATTTGCATAATCCTATCTtccatctctttttcctttattgctGCCTTTCTCTCCTCAAGCGCCACCCTTCTCTCATCATTTGTTGTAGACCTTTCCAAAGCCGCGACTCTTCTTGCTTCCATTTCAGCTCTCCTACTTTCCTTGTCAGATGTAGTTTGGTTGAATTTTTCCATCAAGTTTATCCATTCACGTTCTTCATTTCCTGATTTTTTGGTCTTCAATAATTTTGCCTTCGATGCTTTACATCCGGGAGGCCTCTTTCTTGGAGACTGAACACTACCTCCACTCGTAGGATTGCTATCTTCTAATGTAGTcgctgtgtttggaacttgagagaaatcaggagagtctaaatttggattttgagagaaatcAGGAGATAGCGGGACCGAACTTGTATCCATTTGTGAAGATCTTGGGTCGGACCTGGGTGGGGTTAAATCCGCCCACTTCATACTGTGTTCTAAGATTGCCCAGCAACAATCCAAATTGGCGAAAGGTTTAGTCTCAGTATCTTTGTAATGTCTCTTCGCTAGATCAATCTatacaaataataacaaaataatttaattaattatcaaaataataatattaacaaattcttatgaaaacaaaataatattattaacaaaataatattattaacaaaataataatacctCATTTTGTTCTGTCATTCCACTTTGATGTTGCCTTTGAATTTGCCTTAAATATCCACGATATTTGTTGCAAGCCTGCTGGATGACTTGCCATCGAGACTTGATAGAAGCATCCGATCGTACATCGCCTCCTGTgaattcagtgtatttttttgCAATCCGATCCCATAATTTAGATCTTGGTTGGTTGGTACCAATAATCGGGTCTTGACTAATGCACAAGTAAGCATTACAAATTGCTTCATCTTGATCGGAGTTGAACGATTTTCCTCTCGCACTACGACTTCCTTCTGCCATAATTaatacactattttttttggagagtgTTTGTGGagaatgaataaaaattttgttgtctaaAATTCTATTAAGACACATTTATAggcaggggaaaaaaatggaccgttacaaatttttttcaacaccCAAACAGCCGTTGGGTCACCAACGGtcggattttaataaaaaaaaaaaaaaaaaaaaagaccaacgGTCGGATTCCAACCGGTGTCCAACTttactctttctcttcttttaatcttttatcatctgttctctctctctctctctctctctctctctac is a window encoding:
- the LOC131311081 gene encoding uncharacterized protein LOC131311081 — encoded protein: MCLNRILDNKIFIHSPQTLSKKNSVLIMAEGSRSARGKSFNSDQDEAICNAYLCISQDPIIGTNQPRSKLWDRIAKKYTEFTGGDVRSDASIKSRWQVIQQACNKYRGYLRQIQRQHQSGMTEQNEIDLAKRHYKDTETKPFANLDCCWAILEHSMKWADLTPPRSDPRSSQMDTSSVPLSPDFSQNPNLDSPDFSQVPNTATTLEDSNPTSGGSVQSPRKRPPGCKASKAKLLKTKKSGNEEREWINLMEKFNQTTSDKESRRAEMEARRVAALERSTTNDERRVALEERKAAIKEKEMEDRIMQMDLDLVQDPQMKAYYQYRKGEILAKWTASSSSNGYFPDFPDY